One genomic segment of Strix aluco isolate bStrAlu1 chromosome 9, bStrAlu1.hap1, whole genome shotgun sequence includes these proteins:
- the SLC25A36 gene encoding solute carrier family 25 member 36 isoform X2: protein MITPCIYMFLSLRMILQKEGPRSLFRGLGPNLVGVAPSRAIYFAAYSNCKEKMNNIFNPDSTQVHMISAGVAGFTAITTTNPIWLVKTRLQLDARNRGEKRMSAFECVRKVYRSDGIKGFYRGMSASYAGISETVIHFVIYESIKRKLLECKTASAMDNEDESAKEASDFVGMMMAAATSKTCATSIAYPHEVVRTRLREEGTKYRSFFQTLSLLVREEGYGSLYRGLTTHLIRQIPNTAIMMSTYEVVVYLLDG from the exons ATG ATAACTCCGTGTATATATATGTTCCTATCTTTGAG GATGATCTTGCAAAAGGAAGGTCCTCGTTCTCTGTTTAGAGGGCTGGGTCCTAATTTAGTAGGCGTTGCTCCTTCCAG AGCGATATATTTTGCTGCTTACTCGAACTGCAAGGAGAAGATGAACAATATTTTCAATCCAGATTCTACCCAGGTACACATGATTTCAGCTGGTGTGGCAG gTTTTACTGCGATCACAACAACTAATCCCATTTGGCTAGTAAAGACACGATTACAGCTTGATGCAAG GAATCGTGGAGAAAAGCGAATGAGTGCTTTTGAATGTGTTCGAAAAGTTTATCGATCAGATGGTATTAAAGGCTTTTACAGAGGAATGTCGGCATCCTACGCAGGCATATCTGAGACTGTTATTCATTTTGTTATTTATGAGAGTATTAAGAGAAAACTGCTGGAGTGTAAGACTGCCTCTGCCATGGACAATGAGGATGAATCTGCAAAAGAAGCTTCAGACTTTGTTGGAATGATGATGGCTGCTGCTACTTCCAAAACTTGTGCAACATCAATAGCATATCCCCATG AGGTTGTACGAACAAGACTAAGAGAAGAGGGAACAAAATACAGATCTTTCTTCCAGACACTATCTTTGCTTGTGCGAGAAGAAGGGTATGGATCCCTCTACCGAGGTTTAACTACACATCTGATCAGACAGATTCCAAACACGGCTATCATGATGTCAACCTATGAAGTGGTAGTGTACTTGCTTGATGGATAG